One Synechocystis sp. PCC 7509 genomic window, TGGTTTTTAAAAGTAACCTTGTACATCGTAACGTTGTCGCTTACCTTAAATGTTGTATATCCCATTGGTGTTATCTGTTCCATTTATGCTATTTCTTGCGATCGTCCTTTTTGTTCTGTTTGTGTGTAAGCTTGCCCGCTTATCATAAAAGTCATCATCGCTAAAATTAATATATTTTTCATAATTCATCCGCTTTTTATCGTCAGATTTACAGATTAAAATTGTTGGCTTTATTAAGCTTGAATTTCTCCAAATATCAATCTGATTTTTATCAGCAGCGTTGCTAACGTTTGTTGTATAAGTTCAATTATGCGGGTGTGAGAATGGATAGCGTGAGGACGTTCATCGAAAAAAACCGGACAATTCTCCAAAAATCCGCCGTGCAATGTGCGAAAGAGATACAAAGCGTTTGAGATAAATTTATGCACCAAAAAGAAGCAGAACTTGAAAAGCGAAAGATGCAGATCAACCAGGAAGCGCTGATCGAAAGAATGATGCGTCTCGCTCCCGAAAACAGCCTTTTGGAGGTGTTTCCGGGCATTTTCATCTATCATTCGTCGAAACCGACCGAGAGTGAGATATCTGTACTGAAGCCCGCCTTTTGCATCATTGCCCAAGGCAGCAAGGATGTCCTTTTGAATAATGAATTATTTCACTACGACTCCGGTCATTACTTAATCTCGACGCTCGATCTGCCGATTATGAGTAATGTCGTCGAAGCGTCTGAGGAAAAACCTTATTTGAATCTTCGGATAGACCTCGATTCAGCGCTCGTGGCTGCGGTGATGATTGAATCCGGCATCGAAACTAAAAAAAGCGGAACTGGAGTCAAGGCGATGGATGTCAGCCCGGTTGATGCCGATTTACTTGATGCAGTCGTCAAATTGGTGAAACTATGTGACACACCGGACGAAATGAAGTTTCTCGCACCGCCAATCATCCGCGAGATCATCTATCGGCTTTTAAAGGGAAACCAGGGCGCACGGCTCAACCAGCTTATTACTACCGAAGGCGACGCGCAGCGCATCTCTACGGTGGTCAGGCAAATTCGCGAAAACATCGAGCAGCCGTTGAAAATCGAAGATACAGCCCGCGAAATCGGCATGAGTGTGTCAGGCTTTCACCAACATTTTAAGTCTGTCACGGCGATGAGTCCTTTGCAGTTCCAGAAACAAATACGGCTTCAGGAAGCACGCCGTCTGATGCTGGGAGAAAACCTTGACGCTACCAGTGCTGCCTACCATGTGGGTTATGAGAATTCCTCGCACTTCAACCGAGAGTATAAGCGACTCTTTGGCGAACCACCGATGCGGGACGTGGAACGGATGCGAGAAGCTGTTAGAGAGATTCCTAGTTCAATTACGCTCTCTTCAAAACACCCTAATCTTGCCAGAAATCGCTAAAATATTGTGGAGAAAAATCTGCGATCGCACACCGGATGCTGAATGTTCTTGTGTCCTAGATAGTGCTGAATAGATTGTGTATCGTGTCCTTGACAAGTTTGTATTTGCAACCTGTTGTCACTACAACTCTATGTTTCATTATCTCTGCTCAAATTAACTTGGGAGTATAGACTTATCATCTACAAACAGTAGGCATAAACCATCCAGCTTATATTATTACGAACAATGGGTCAGAAACTAAATACGCAAAAAGTTGTAAATATTGTAGGCTGGCAATAAATATGCCAATATGTCACAATGTTGCCGAATGCTAGTATGTTCTCTCTATGCGAACTAGAGCAATTGTTGTTCGCAATGTTTATGTCATAACAAGAAGCTCCGCGTATTCTTTCGGTGTGTCAATGTCCGTAGCGCCTCCTGGAAAAGATATACTAAACACTTCCTGAGAATGCTTTTTAATAACTTGTTTCGCTCCTTCGCCATTTCTAAGTGTGATAAGTTCGCAAAACAAGCGATCGCTAAATAAAGCTGGTACACCTAAAGTTTCTGCATACTCGCAAGCAACAATAGGCTGATTTGTCAAATAGTATGTTAAGGCAAGCTGATTAATAATCTCAGTGGAGATGAAAGGTTGGTCGCAAAGCATGACTATTGCTGCCTCTACTTCTGGATAAGATGTTTTGAGCTTCTGAATACCTACTCGAATTGAGGAACTAATTTCCTTCACTCCACTGCAAGTTTTCTACTATTTGAATAGAAAGCTGGCTAATATCAGGCTTAATAAGTTGGGCATATGCTCCCAAAACAACAACAATTGGACGGCAGAGCGAAGACTTCGCAACTTCTATAGAGTGACAAAGTAAAGTGCGTTCTTGATAGGGCAACAATTGCTTAGGCGTACCCATGCGCGTTGATGCTCCAGCAGCTAGAATAACAATCCCAATGTTTTGATTATATTTTTCAACGACCTTCATACGCTGACATACTTTTTAACTGACGGGTTTAATTGATTACCCTGGGCGTGAATCGCTCCCTTGCGCTCTCGTAACTGGTTTCCCAAACGGTTAGTAATCACAGCTTGAATGCCAGCAATAATTGATAGGGCAATTTCCTCTGGAGTATCAGCACCAATGTCAAGCCCAATAGGAGCATATAATCGGTGCATTTGTTCTCTAGTGGGATTAATTTCTATTTGGTGCAATTCTTCAAGTAAGCGTTCGGTTCTACTTTTGGGACCGAGAATACCTAAGTAGCAAACTTGCGATGGTAGGAGAGTTTTGAGAACTTCAAGATCGTGTAAGTAATTGTGAGTCATAACTACAGCTACAGTGCGATCGCCTAAATCGATATAGTCACCAATATTTTCCAGGCGAGATAGCACAATAGCATCCGCATCAGCAAACCGATTTTGAGTTGCCGGAGCTTGCTTTGTATCAACAACGGTGACATTCCAACCTAATTCTTTAGCAAAACGCGCTACAGGTATTGCATCATGACCCGCACCAAAAATTATAAGTGGTAATGGTGGCTGGATAACTTCAATAAAAACCTCTACTTCACCATTAGGTAATAGATAAAACTTCAAAGTTGAAACTTTGTCTTGTAATGCTGTACGTGCGTCTTCTACTATGCTTGCGGCTAGAGAATTTGAGAAATGATTAATAAGATTGCCGTTTTGAAGCAACATTAAACGAGTTCCAACTTGCTCTTGAACCAAGCCTGTGATGCTCACTAAGGTTGCTACAACACCGAATTGGCGATCGCCGTAGCACTTAGATAAAAACTCTACATAATCTGCTTGAGAAGGTGTAATCGGCTCAATTAAAACCCGTACCAAGCCATTACAACCTAGTCCCAGACCCCAGACAATATCTTCATCAGAAGTTGTGTCATAGGTTACTACTGTTGGTTGATTGGTTGCCATTACTTCAAGCGATCGCAAAGTAACATCGGCTTCTAAACAGCCACCACTAATAGTCCCTATACTATAACCATCAGAAGTTACCAGCATCCGCGCTCCTGGGCGGCGATAGGTGGAACCCCTGGCTTCAATAACTGTAGCCAGGATAGTTGTTTTGCCTTGACGGTTACTTTTTTCAAGTTCCGCTAAGATGGCGATAAATTCTTTCATGTTAAATTAATTTATCTAGGGTAATTGGCAAAGAACGAACGCGCTTGCCAGTAGCGTGATAGACCGCATTGGCGATCGCCGCAGCTACACCTGTAATCCCAATTTCACCCACGCCTTTAGCGCCAATAGAGTTAATATGCGGGTCATTTTCTTCCACAAAATAAGCCTCAATTGCTGGAATATCAGCATTAACAGGTACGTGGTACTCCCCTAGATTGGGGTTGACAATGCGCCCGGAGCGGGAATCAGTAATCGTATCTTCTAGTAATGCCATGCCAACGCCCATTGTAATCCCACCAATTATTTGAGAACGGGCAGTTTTCAGATTCATAATTCGTCCATTGCCAAAAGCTCCCACAAAGCGGGTTACACGAATTTGCCCTAGGTCTGGATCGACGTGCACCTCGGCAAATTGCGCGCCAAAAGAGTGCATTGAGTACTTTTTATTTGCCTCATCGAACTTAGCATCAAAG contains:
- a CDS encoding AraC family transcriptional regulator; this translates as MHQKEAELEKRKMQINQEALIERMMRLAPENSLLEVFPGIFIYHSSKPTESEISVLKPAFCIIAQGSKDVLLNNELFHYDSGHYLISTLDLPIMSNVVEASEEKPYLNLRIDLDSALVAAVMIESGIETKKSGTGVKAMDVSPVDADLLDAVVKLVKLCDTPDEMKFLAPPIIREIIYRLLKGNQGARLNQLITTEGDAQRISTVVRQIRENIEQPLKIEDTAREIGMSVSGFHQHFKSVTAMSPLQFQKQIRLQEARRLMLGENLDATSAAYHVGYENSSHFNREYKRLFGEPPMRDVERMREAVREIPSSITLSSKHPNLARNR
- a CDS encoding nucleotidyltransferase family protein — protein: MKEISSSIRVGIQKLKTSYPEVEAAIVMLCDQPFISTEIINQLALTYYLTNQPIVACEYAETLGVPALFSDRLFCELITLRNGEGAKQVIKKHSQEVFSISFPGGATDIDTPKEYAELLVMT
- a CDS encoding nucleotidyltransferase family protein, with amino-acid sequence MKVVEKYNQNIGIVILAAGASTRMGTPKQLLPYQERTLLCHSIEVAKSSLCRPIVVVLGAYAQLIKPDISQLSIQIVENLQWSEGN
- a CDS encoding XdhC family protein, with protein sequence MKEFIAILAELEKSNRQGKTTILATVIEARGSTYRRPGARMLVTSDGYSIGTISGGCLEADVTLRSLEVMATNQPTVVTYDTTSDEDIVWGLGLGCNGLVRVLIEPITPSQADYVEFLSKCYGDRQFGVVATLVSITGLVQEQVGTRLMLLQNGNLINHFSNSLAASIVEDARTALQDKVSTLKFYLLPNGEVEVFIEVIQPPLPLIIFGAGHDAIPVARFAKELGWNVTVVDTKQAPATQNRFADADAIVLSRLENIGDYIDLGDRTVAVVMTHNYLHDLEVLKTLLPSQVCYLGILGPKSRTERLLEELHQIEINPTREQMHRLYAPIGLDIGADTPEEIALSIIAGIQAVITNRLGNQLRERKGAIHAQGNQLNPSVKKYVSV